CCGCGGAGCTACTGGACGCCGACGCAGACCCTGAACTCGCGGCGCTCGTCTGCGAGCGGCTGACCCACGAGGACGAGACGATCACGCACACGACGCTGGATGACCTCTCGGAACACGCCGGCGGCGACGGGCCGGAGGACACGCCGTTCTCGGACCTGTCGGTGCTGGCGGTCCGTCGAGAATAGCTCGTTTCAGCGCACGCCCTCGCCGTCTGTCGCGACGGCGCGGGACTGACGGGTGAGGGCGGCCTCGAGGGTCCCCGGCGTTCCGTCGCCGGCGAGGACGCGCTGCTTCTCCACCTCGGCCTCGATGGCGTCGGTGACCAGTTCGTGGTCGGCCAGCGGATCCGCGCAGACGACGCCGCCGCGGTCGACCTCGAGCTCCGCCGGGATTCGCTCCTCGGTGGCCTCGCCGGGGGCCAGGAACAGCGGGACGGCGACGGTCTCGCTGGCGGAGACGTTGTACCGGGCGCACTCGACCGTCGGGTTCTGCAGCAGGAAGCAGGTCGTCACTTCGGCGTACCGGTCTGTCTCGCGCAGGCGGGCGGCGTGGTACTCGGCGGCCTGTCGCTGGTACGGCGTCCCGCTGGCGCCGAACCCGACGAGGACGAGGCCGGCCTCCGACGGGGCGTCGACGCGGTCGGCCGCCCGGTCGACGATGGCTCGCGTGACGGCGGGGCTCCGGCCGACGGGCTCGCAGTAGGTCACCGGCGTCGGAGCCCGGCCGAGCGCGGCGGGCAGGTCGTCGGTCGTCTCGCGGGTGTGGGCCACGCACAGCGGGACGGCGAACGCGCGGTCGGCCTCGATGGCCTGCAGTCCCTCGCGCAGTTCCCGGAGCGGTTCGCGCTCGTAGGTCAGCGTCCGCACCTCGCTCGCGACGCCGCGGCGACGGAGGCGGTCGGCGTGGACCTCGTACACTTGCCGCGCGCGTCCGGTGGACCGGCCGATCAGGAGGAGTGTGTCGCGTTGCATTCGTTGGGGAGTGGATCAAGTAGGTTTTCACTACACCAATATGGCTTGTCTACAGGGATGGCTGGGACTTTCAAATAAGTTGTGATCGGTCGATCAACAGCGGCGCAGAGCGCCCTGACAGCGGCGTTCGCGTCGGTTTTGGTCGGCGGGTGCGCGCACTCGTTCGACCGCTCCTCGAACGGCGAGCGCCGGTCGTGATCAGGCGTCCCGGCGGTCGAGTCGGGCCGTCGCGCCCCGGAGGGCGTCCCGGCCGCGCGCGGCGACCTCGCGCAGCGAGTACCGCGACCAGTAGAACTCCGCACCCGCCCAGATCAGGCCGGTCAGGAGGGCGAACGTGGCGAATGCGAGGTCCGTGAAGCGCACCCACGCCGGCGACGCGTACAGGAACCCGTTGACGATCAGGCTGGGTGCGATGCGCTTCACTTCCAGCCAGAACCGATCGACTGGCGTCAGGTCCCCGGCGACGCCCGAGTGGGCGGCGTCGGTGACCGTCTCGTTGGTCTCGTTCTCCCGCGCCGACCACCGCAGCGGCACCAGATCGGGGTCGTCCCTGAGGTGGGCCGCCATGCCGCCCTCGGACTCGTCGCCGGTGCCGATCCGCTCGACGTCGTAGGGCATCCCGACGCCGACCGCCCACTCGATCTCGTCGTCCGGACCGAGTTCGACCAGCCGGTTGCCGTGCGTGTCGACGATCAGCGTGTTGCCGTTCGGCAGCCGGTCCGCGTCCCGCGGCCACTGGAGGCGGACGTCCCGCCAGTACCAGGTGCGCGTCCACTCCCCGTCGACGCGGCGGTACTCGACGATCCGCGTGTTCTCCGAGTCCGCGACGATCACGCTCGGTCCGCCCATCTCGCGGGGAACGTAATCGGGGTTGTGCTGCTCGTAGAGGACGTCGTAGTCGTCGTCCTCGCCCAGCGTCCACTCGTCGTCCACGACGTACTCGCCGTCGGACGCGTTGAGGAAGACCACCGAGTCCATGTTCCGGGGACTCACCATCACGCGGCCGTCGTCGAGCAGTTCGACGTCGTTGAGGTGCGTCCAGTCGCCGTCCTGTCCGCCCTGCTCGCGGGTGTACTCCTCGCTGGCGTTCCATCGCCAGGCGACCGACCCGTCGCGGGTGTCGACCGCGCGGACGCTGTCCTGGTAGATGTCGGCGATCACGACGTGGGTCTCGTTGAGGCGGTCGACGTCGTGCCACCGCGAGGAGCCGATGCTGGGCGTCCGCTCGGCGTAGAGGATCTCGTGGTCGCCCGTCGTCAGATTGGTCCGGGCGACGACGTTGCGCGTGCACTCGTCCGTCTCGAAGTCCGCGCACTGCTCGCCCTCGAGGTTCTTCGCCGCGACGTACTCGACGGTGTATCGCTCGCCCTCGACCGGGTCCACGTCGAAGTAGACGCGGTAGGTCGCGTTGTGGTAGACCAGCGTCCCGTTGGGCGTGAACGCCGCCAGTTCGGCCCGCTGGTCTGAGACGTAGAAGCCCTGGGTGGCGACGACGGTCAGGCCGCGGTCGCCGCTGGCTCGCCGCACTCGCTGGGCGCTCCAGTTCTCCCCCCGAACCGTGCCGTTCATCGCCGCCTGGAAGCGCGCCTCCACGTCGACCCCCACTCCGTCAGACGGCTGCGCGGCGTCCTCCGAGCCGTTCGCCACCGCGTCGGAGACGTCCGGCGTCGGCGTTCCCGTCGGACCGTCCGTCCCGCCCGCCGCGACGAACGACTGGGCCACGGCCGCAGCAGAGAGCAGCAGCACCGACAGAAAGACCACTCGGCTAGCCGATCGTGTCCTGCTCGTCATCTATCAACGACGACGCAGGTCGCCGATTAAGTCTTTGTGTAAGAGACCGACAGGTTCCCATTACTCCCGGTCGAGGGACTGCCGGCAGGCGTCGTCGCAGAAGTGGACCGTCCGCACGCTGCCGTCCTCGACCCACGTGCTCACGCGGTGGTTCGGGTCGTTCGCTATCGCGTCCCCGCACGTCTCGCACGTCGGCGCGCCCTCCTCGTCGACGTCCGCTTGCAGGTCTGACGTAGGGTCGACCATTGGTGGGGCCGTCGCGACCCTGGTACTTAATGTCACAGATTCGGTCCGGAGGCAGTCCGAGCGCAGCGGTCCCCGCCGACGGGTCCGCGGCCCTCAGCGGTCCCGGGAGACCGTCTCGCCGGGCAGCGTCGTCGCGCCCGACGAGAGAGTCACGCCGGGGTTGAGCGAGGTGTTCACGCCCGTCTTCGCCCCGTCACCGGCCACGACGCCGAACTTCCGCCGGCCCGTCGAGACGCGCTCGCCCTTGACGGTGTGCTCGACGGGATCGTCGTCGTGGCGGAGGTTGGCCACCTGCGTCCCCGCGCCGAGGTTCACGCCCCGCCCGAGGACGCTGTCCCCGACGTAGCTCACGTGGGGCACCGCCGC
This genomic interval from Halomicrobium urmianum contains the following:
- a CDS encoding DUF7576 family protein — encoded protein: MVDPTSDLQADVDEEGAPTCETCGDAIANDPNHRVSTWVEDGSVRTVHFCDDACRQSLDRE
- a CDS encoding sirohydrochlorin chelatase — translated: MQRDTLLLIGRSTGRARQVYEVHADRLRRRGVASEVRTLTYEREPLRELREGLQAIEADRAFAVPLCVAHTRETTDDLPAALGRAPTPVTYCEPVGRSPAVTRAIVDRAADRVDAPSEAGLVLVGFGASGTPYQRQAAEYHAARLRETDRYAEVTTCFLLQNPTVECARYNVSASETVAVPLFLAPGEATEERIPAELEVDRGGVVCADPLADHELVTDAIEAEVEKQRVLAGDGTPGTLEAALTRQSRAVATDGEGVR